Sequence from the Sphingomonas suaedae genome:
CCTCCGAGTGGAATAGCAATGCCTCGCGCTCGGAAAACTGGACGTTGGACTCTTCGCTCATTCTTCTCTCCCGGTCGCCCCCTTTAGGGTCGAGCGCGCGCATTTTGCAACGCGCGTCGACGGTGACGCCCACGATCGCGTTTCGACCATTGCCCGCCGGCTCGCGCATGGATTGTGCGAAGTCTCACACAGTCCGTTCATCCACACGAATCATTTGGGCGACGACGCTCCGCCCATTGTCGCATGTCGGATGGTGAGCTACCCGGCGGCAATGGCCGACGCCGCTCCCACCCCGATGATGGCGCAGTACCTCGCCCTCAAGGCGGAGGCGCAGGATTGCCTGCTCTTCTACCGCATGGGCGACTTCTTCGAATTGTTCTTCGATGATGCGAAGATCGCGAGCGCCGTGCTGGACATCGCGCTGACGGCGCGGGGCGAACATGCGGGCGAGAAAATCCCGATGTGCGGCGTTCCCGCGCATTCCGCGGAGGGATATCTGGCACGGCTCATCAAGGCGGGACATCGCGTCGCCATCGCCGAACAGACCGAGACGCCCGAACAGGCAAAGAAGCGCGGCGGATCCAAGGCGTTGGTCGCGCGCGCGATCATTCGCGTCGTCACTGCCGGGACGCTGACCGAGGAGGCGCTGCTCGACAGCCGCGCCGCCAATTGGTGCGTCGCGATCGGCGAGGCGGGTGGTGAAGTCGCGGTGGCGGCCGCAGACATCTCCACCGGGCGGTTCGAGATTCTCGAGTGCAGCGCCGACGCGCTGGGCGCCGCCATCGCGCGGCTCAATCCGGCTGAAGTGGTGACCGCCGAACAGGGCGAGGCGGCAATGCTGGCGACCACGGCGCGCCCGCGCGGCGAGTTCGACAGCGCGCGCGGCGAAGCCCGGCTGAAGCAGCAATTCGGCGTGGCGACGCTCGACGGCTTCGGGTCGTTCAGTCGCGCCGCGCTCTCGGCGGCAGGTGGATTGCTCGCCTATCTCGAGCATACCGCCAAGGGATCGCTTCCGTTCCTGCGCCCGCCGCGCATCACCCGGTCCGACGCCTGTATGGCGATCGATGCCGCGACGCGCGAGAGCCTGGAGCTGACGCAAGGTCAGTCTGGCACGCGCAGGGGAAGTCTGCTCGACGCTGTGGACCGCACCGTCACCGGCGGCGGTGCCCGGCTGTTGGGACAGGATATCGCCGCCCCGCTGATGGATCGCGACGCGATCGATGCGCGGCTCGATCTGGTGCAGCATTTCCATGACGAGCCCGGGCTGCGGGACGAAATTCGCAGCGTTTTGCGCGCGCTGCCCGATATCGGTCGGGCGCTGGGGCGCATCGCCGCTGGCCGGGGATCGCCACGCGATCTGGGCCAGCTGCGTGACGGGCTGGACGGCGCCTGGCGGCTGGGCGAGCGGCTCGACGGAATCGCGACGCCGCCAGCGCTGTTGGCCGACCTGATCCCCCAGATGCGCGGCCATGGGGCGCTGATCGACCTGCTCCAGCGTGCACTGGTCCCCTCCCCGCCCATCGATGCCAATGGCGGCGGGTATATCGCCGAGGGCTATGACGCCGCACTCGACGATTTGCGGGACGCAGGCGCGGGCGGACGGAGGGCCATTGCGGCGCTTGAGGCCGATTATCGGGGGCGCACAGGGGTGAGCGCGCTCAAGATCAAACATAATGGCGTGCTCGGCTATCATATCGAGGTTGCGGCGAAACATGCCGACGATCTCATGCGCCCCGAAAGCGGCTTTACCCACCGCCAGACACTCGCGGGGGTGGTCCGCTTCAACGCGCCCGAGCTTCACGAAGTTGCGCTCAAGGTCACCCAGGCAGGCGCCCATGCGCTTGCGGCCGAGGCTGCGCATCTCGAAGACCTCACCGCCGCGGCACTCGACCGCCGGGAAGCGATCGCTGCGACCGCAGACGCGCTCGCCCGGCTCGATGTCGCGGCGGGGCTGGCGGAGCGCGCGGCGGAAGGCGGATGGGCGCGACCGGCGCTGGTCGATCACCCCTGTTTCGAGATCGAGGGTGGACGGCATCCGGTGGTCGAAACCGCGCTGGCGAAGAGCGGCGAACGGTTCGTCGCAAACGACTGCATCCTGTCCGAAGCCAACCGGCTTTGGCTGGTCACCGGGCCGAATATGGGCGGCAAATCGACCTTTCTGCGCCAGAACGCGCTGATCGCCGTACTAGCACAGGCTGGCGCCTATGTCCCCGCAACGCGAGCAAAGTTGGGACTGGTCGACCGGCTCTTCAGCCGCGTCGGCGCGTCGGACAATCTCGCGCGCGGCCGCTCTACCTTCATGGTGGAGATGGTCGAAACCGCCGCGATCCTGGCGCAGGCGACGCCGCGCAGCTTCGTCATTCTGGACGAGGTCGGACGCGGCACCTCGACCTATGACGGCCTCGCCATCGCCTGGGCGGTGGTCGAAGCCATTCACGAGGATAATCGCTGCCGCTGCCTGTTCGCGACCCATTATCACGAGCTGACGCGGCTGGCGGAGCGCTGCGAGGCGCTGTCGCTCCACCATGTGCGGGCGCGCGAGTGGAAGGGCGATCTGGTCCTGCTGCACGAGGTGGCGGAAGGACCGGCCGATCGTAGCTATGGCCTTGCCGTCGCGCGGTTAGCGGGGCTGCCCCCCGTTACGATCGCGCGGGCCAAGGCGGTGCTCGCCAAGCTGGAAGCCGGGCGGGAGAAGACGGGCGGGATCGCCGCAGGATTGGACGATCTGCCGCTGTTCGCAGCGATGGAGGCCGTAGCGGAAGAGCCCGTCGATACATTGCGCGCCGAACTCTCTTCGCTCGATATCGACGCGATGAGTCCGCGCGAGGCGCTCGACGCGCTGTATCGGCTCAAGACATTGGTGGACGAGTGATGCGGGAATCAGGGTTCGTAGGGCTGATCCAGGTCGTCTTTCGCTGCGCCCAGGCCGGGTTCGGCTCAACCCGGGCATGGGCGGTGGTGGCGACCATGCTGCTGCTCGTCGCGCTTCCCGTCGCATTGGTCGCAGGGTTGATCTGGCTGCTCGTCTGAACCTGGCTCAATAGGGCGGATCGCGGCGTGCGCGTTGCGCCTTTGCCGCCTCGACCCACCACAGCAAATCATCGGCGAAGCGCGGGAATGCGCGCTCAAGCGCGGCGCCGCCCTCCCCCTGCGGCTGATCGTCCGCATCGAGCGTCTTGCCGATCTGCCCAACCGTGAGCGTCGAGGAGGTGACAACCATTCCCATTTCGGTGAGCGTCGGGTGCCACATCGAATTGCTGCGCGCGCCCGCCAACCGCCCCGCCGAATAGCTGGCGATCGCCGCGGGCCGCCAGAACCATTCCTCCAGGAAATGGTCGGTCAGATTCTTGAGGCCGGGCTGCATCCCCCAATTATATTCGCCGGTAACGAACAGGAATCCGTCGGCCGCGACGATCTTGCGCGCCAGAGTCTCCATCGCTTCGGGCGCCTCGCCTTTGGGATATTCCTTGTACATCCGGTCGAGCATGGGGAGGCCGACCGCCTTGGCGTCGATCAGTTCGGTGTCGCAGCCG
This genomic interval carries:
- a CDS encoding NADPH-dependent FMN reductase, which produces MSDTILVFYGSYRRDRMGIRLARWVTARLNERGCDTELIDAKAVGLPMLDRMYKEYPKGEAPEAMETLARKIVAADGFLFVTGEYNWGMQPGLKNLTDHFLEEWFWRPAAIASYSAGRLAGARSNSMWHPTLTEMGMVVTSSTLTVGQIGKTLDADDQPQGEGGAALERAFPRFADDLLWWVEAAKAQRARRDPPY
- the mutS gene encoding DNA mismatch repair protein MutS; the protein is MMAQYLALKAEAQDCLLFYRMGDFFELFFDDAKIASAVLDIALTARGEHAGEKIPMCGVPAHSAEGYLARLIKAGHRVAIAEQTETPEQAKKRGGSKALVARAIIRVVTAGTLTEEALLDSRAANWCVAIGEAGGEVAVAAADISTGRFEILECSADALGAAIARLNPAEVVTAEQGEAAMLATTARPRGEFDSARGEARLKQQFGVATLDGFGSFSRAALSAAGGLLAYLEHTAKGSLPFLRPPRITRSDACMAIDAATRESLELTQGQSGTRRGSLLDAVDRTVTGGGARLLGQDIAAPLMDRDAIDARLDLVQHFHDEPGLRDEIRSVLRALPDIGRALGRIAAGRGSPRDLGQLRDGLDGAWRLGERLDGIATPPALLADLIPQMRGHGALIDLLQRALVPSPPIDANGGGYIAEGYDAALDDLRDAGAGGRRAIAALEADYRGRTGVSALKIKHNGVLGYHIEVAAKHADDLMRPESGFTHRQTLAGVVRFNAPELHEVALKVTQAGAHALAAEAAHLEDLTAAALDRREAIAATADALARLDVAAGLAERAAEGGWARPALVDHPCFEIEGGRHPVVETALAKSGERFVANDCILSEANRLWLVTGPNMGGKSTFLRQNALIAVLAQAGAYVPATRAKLGLVDRLFSRVGASDNLARGRSTFMVEMVETAAILAQATPRSFVILDEVGRGTSTYDGLAIAWAVVEAIHEDNRCRCLFATHYHELTRLAERCEALSLHHVRAREWKGDLVLLHEVAEGPADRSYGLAVARLAGLPPVTIARAKAVLAKLEAGREKTGGIAAGLDDLPLFAAMEAVAEEPVDTLRAELSSLDIDAMSPREALDALYRLKTLVDE